A segment of the Chryseobacterium scophthalmum genome:
TGTGGAAGAAGACGAACTGAAAAAATTATATGCAGATATTGAAAAAGAAATGGAATTAGGGAATATCGAAAAGATGGCACCTGTACAATTTGTACTCAATATGATTTCGCTTTTGGTGTTTCCAAGTGCGGTGCGTCCTCTCTTTTTAGAGAATATGATGATTGATGATAAAGAGTTCGATGCGTTAATCGCAGACCGAAAAGATATCATTCTTAACATGCTTTTTAAAAATTAATTAAAAACTGTTAAAGTAATTTAAGAATTAAATCGTCCTTTAGGAATAAAGATTTTAACAAAGACAACAAAAAATAAACGAAGTATAAAATTATGAACAGAAAACGTATAACTGCTAAAAAGCTCAAAATTGGTGTAGCTGCAGCATTTATGATGTTGGCCTCTTCATCAGCTTATGCGCAACAGCAGATTTCTCTGCAGGAAGCTATTAAACAGGCGTTGCAAAATAAAGCTGAAGCTAAAAAAGCGGCTTTGCAGATTAAAAAAGCAGAGTACAAAATCAATGAGGCCAGATCTGGAGCTTTACCTCAGATTGGGGCTACTGCAGGAGTAACTTACAATCCGGTAATTCAGGAGTCATTGCTTGAATTTGGAGGCGAAAGAATTCGTGCACAGTTGGGGCAGGCTTGGCAATCACAAGCGGTAGTAACTCTTAACCAGACTATTTTTGATCAGAGAGTTTTTACAGGTCTTAAAGCAGCAAAATCTACAAGAGAATTTTATGTTTTAAATGCTCAGTTGACGAACGAACAGATCATTGAAAATGTAGCAACAGCTTATTACCAGGTTTTTGTACAGGAAGAAAATCTTAAAACTTTAAATGTAAGTTACACCAATACTGAAAAAGTAAGAAATGTAATTAAGAGTTTGGTAGATAATGGTTTGGCAAAAGGAATCGATTTAGATCGTACCAATGTTCAGTTGACAAATATCAGTTCAAGCAGACAACAATTGGTCAATGCAGTAGAACTTTCAAAAAACTCTTTGAAGTTTTATATGGGAGTTCCTATTGATACCGACATTGAGCTTGAAGAAAAAACGATTGAACCTCAACCTCAGCTTTTGGCAGATGCTGTAAATCTTGAAGGTCGTTCTGAACTTAAAGTTCTTCAGAAAAACAGAGAGCTTTTAGTGTATAACAAGAAAGCTACTGAAGCCTATCTTTATCCTACTGTTGGATTACAAGCAAACTACGGTTGGGCTGGAATGGGTAAAAAATTCCCTTTAACAAACGGATTGAATAACGGAGTTCTTTGGAGTGACTATTCTGCGATTGGTTTAAATATAAACATTCCGATTTTTACGGGTGGTTCTACAAAATCAAAAATTCAGCAGGCTGAAATTGATATCTTAGATCTTGATCAGGATATTCAGAATACGCAGCTTCAGTTAAGTCTTGAATATAAAAATGCAGTAACCAATATTGAAAATTCATTGATCAATATTGAAAGCATGAAAAACAATGTTACACTTGCCGAAAAAGTACAAAAAGATACGCAATCAAATTATCAGTACGGTTTAGCGACATTAACTGAAGTTTTAGATTCTGAAAATGCATTAACAGATGCAAAACAGAATTATACAACTGCTTTATTAGATTACAAACAGGCTGAAATTAAATTAATAAAAGCTAAAGGCGAGCTTAATACTTTACAAAACCCATAAGAGCATGAAATCGCTATGAATTGCATTACAAAAAAATACTAAATATTTGGCGATTGCATTTGACCTTTAAATAATAAATAACTTCAAATGAAAAAAACTTTAATATATATCATCGTAGCAGCTGTACTTGTTGGTTTGGCAGCTTGGAAAATTGCTGACAACAAAAAGAAGCAAGATACTGAAGTAAAAGAAGTGGCAAGACAGGTTGACAAGATCAACGTGAACGTGATCACTGCTTCTAGAGAAAATATTGATACTGACTACAGCGCAAACGGAACTTTTCTTCCTAAACAGGAAATGCAGCAGTCTTCTGAGATCTCAGGACGTATTGTAAGCGTTTTGGTAAAAGAAGGTTCAAAAGTTGGAGCCGGACAAACTTTGGCTACTATCAAAAGAGATGCAATCGAAGTTGATGTTACTCAGGCTCAGAATAATTTGCAAAATGCGATTATCGATAACCAACGTTATGAAAATGCTTATAAAACTGGTGGTGTTACTAAACAACAGCTTGATAACTCAAGATTACAGTTGAAAAACATGCAGGCTGCAGTAAGAGCTCAAGGAGTTAAAATTAACGATACAAGCATCAGAGCCGGAATCAGCGGTACGATCAACAAGAAAATGGTAGAACCGGGAACTGTAGTTTCTCCAGGAACTGCTTTATTCGAAATTGTAAATATCAACTCATTGAAACTTTCAGTTTTGGTTGACGAAAGTCAAATCGGAAGAATTCAGTTGGGTCAGGAGGTTCCAATTAATGTAAATGTTTTACCAAACGATTCTTTCAGCGGAAGAATTACATTTATTGCTCCTAAAAGTGATGCTTCTTTAAACTTCCCAGTTGAAATTGAAGTTCAAAACAGAGGAAACTTAAAAGCGGGTATGTACGCTACAGCTACTTTCAAAACCAACAATGGTGCTGAAACTCAAAATATGTTGACTGTTCCTGCAGAAGCTTTCGTAAACGGTGTAAGTTCAGGACAATTATTTATTGTAAGCAACGGAACTGCTAAATTAATTAAAGTTCAGACCGGAAAAGTGTACGGCGACAAAGTTCAGATCTTAAGCGGATTGAATGGTGGTGAACAAGTAATTACCAGCGGACAAATCAACCTAGATAACGGTTCAAAAATCAATATCGTAAAGTAACAGCAGATGAAGTTAGCAGAAATATCCATTAAAAGGCCGTCCCTCGTTATCGTATTGTTTACGATCCTTACGTTGGGAGGTTTATTAAGCTACTCCATGATGGGGTACGAATTGATCCCGAAGTTTGAAACCAATATGGTAACCATTTCTACGGTGTATCCGGGAGCTTCACCTTCAGAGGTAGAAACTTCGGTGACCAGAAAAATTGAGGACGCCGTTGGTTCTTTGGAAAACGTAAAAAAAGTAGAATCATCTTCATACGAAAGCTTATCAGTGATCATGGTTCAGTTGAACACTGGTGCTGATGTAAACTATGCTTTGAATGATGCTCAAAGAAAGGTAAATGCTATTTTGGCAGATCTTCCGGAAGATGCAGATCCTCCTTCTTTGCAGAAGTTCTCATTGGATGATCTACCGATCATGACTTTGAGTATTACCAGTAATAAATTGAATAATAAAGAGCTTTATGACCTTTTGGATAAGAAGATCGAGCCTATTTTTTCAAGAGTAAATGGTGTTGCTCAGGTTGACCTTGTTGGTGGACAGGAAAGAGAAATTCAGGTAAATTTAGACGAAAAGAAATTGCAGGGTTACGGTCTTTCTATTGGAGACGTGCAGCAAGCTATTCTTTCTTCTAACTTAGATTTCCCTACAGGTGCTTTGAAGACAAGAACTTCAAGATCTACCATCAGACTTTCTGGGAAGTATAGAGATGTCAATGAAATGAATAACCTTGTTGTTTCTAATAAAAATGGAGCACAGGTGCGTCTTTCAGATATCGCTACTGTTTTTGACAGCCAAAAAGATGTAGAAAAAGTGGCAAGATTCAATCAGAATTCTACCATTTTAATGCAGGTGAAAAAACAATCTGATGCCAATGCAGTAGCGGTTTCAGAATTGGTTCAGAAAACAATTGCACAGGTTCAGACAGATTATAAGGTTCAGGCAATCAACGTAAATATCGTAGATGACTCTACAGATTTTACGCTTGAAGCAGCAGATCACGTAATTTTCGATCTATTCTTAGCGATCATTTTGGTTGCTATTGTAATGTTATTGTTCCTTCACAATATCAGAAATGCATTTATTGTAATGGTTTCTATTCCGTTGTCTTTGATTGCTACAGTGATCGGGATGTATTTAATGGGATATACTCTAAACTTAATGAGTTTATTAGGACTTTCATTGGTGGTAGGTATTCTTGTGGATGATGCGATTGTAGTTTTAGAAAACGTTTACCGCCACATGGAAATGGGGAAAAGCAGAATTCGTGCAGCGTACGATGGAGCTTCAGAGATTGGATTTACGGTAACGGCAATCACGATGGTAATTGTGGTGGTATTCTTACCTATTGCAATGAGTTCGGGCTTGGTATCTGATATCTTAACTCAGTTCTGTATAACGGTCGTTATTGCAACATTATTTTCATTATTGGCTTCATTTACTATTATTCCTTGGTTATCTTCAAGATATGGTAAATTGGTTCATTTGTCAGGTAAAAATCCTTTCGAGAAATTTATCCTTTGGTTTGAAAAGCAATTGGAGAAATTCACACACTGGATCACAGGAATCTTGGAGTGGGCTTTAAAATCAACTTTAAGAAGAATAATGACCGTAATTGTTACTTTCATTATCTTAATTGCTTCATTTATGTTGGTAGCATTCGGATTTATCGGAGGTGAATTCTTCCCTAAAATGGATAGAGGACAGTTCCTTGTTCAGATGGAATTACCTAAAGATGCTTCTGTAGAAAAAACCAATCAAATTACTCTTGAGGTTGAAAAATATCTTAGAGCAGACAAAGATGTTGTGGATATGATTACTACGGTTGGTCAACAATCATCAGGTTTTGGTGGTGCACAGGCAACTTTGTATCAGTCAGAAATTCAGGTAATTTTAGTTGATAAATCTGAACGTAATGAAAGTACAGATATTAAATCTGCTAAAATTAAAAGAGCTTTAGAAGAAAAATTCACCGGAGTTGAGTTTAAAACAGCGCCAATCGGATTAATGGGAGCAGACAATGCACCAATCGAAATGGTGGTAACGGCTCAGGATAATGAAACAGCAAACAAAGAAGCCAACAGAATTCTAGAATTGCTTAAGAAAGTTCCTGGTTCTGTAGATGCTGAATTATCAACTGACTCAGGAAACCCAGAAGTTCAGGTGAATATCGACAGAGATAAAATGGCTTCTTTAGGTTTAAACCTTTCAAGTGTAGGACAAACGATGCAGACTGCATTTAATGGAAATACAGACGGGAAATTCAGAGCTGGAGAATATGAATATGATATCAACATCCGTTTTGGTGATGCCAACAGACAGTCGATCGAAGATGTAAGAAACTTGATGTTTACAAATCCTCAAGGTGAGCAGATCAGATTAAGTCAGTTTGCAGAAGTGAAAATGGGTTCAGGACCAAGTTTGCTAGAGCGTAGAGACAAAGCGCCTTCTGTAAAGGTGAAATCTAAAGTTGTAGGTCGTCCTGTAGGAGATGTTGCCAACGAATGGGCAGCGAAGTTTATGGATAACGAAAAAACAAAACCTGCAGGTGTTTCTTATATTTGGAGTGGTGATATGGAAAACCAGACTGAAGGTTTCGGTACTTTAGGAATTGCTTTATTAGCAGCTATTGTATTGGTTTATTTGGTAATGGTTTCATTGTATGACTCGTTTGTATATCCGTTTGTGGTATTGTTCTCAATTCCTTTGGCATTGATCGGAGTAATGGTTATTTTGGCCATCACCGGAAATTCAATTAATATCTTTACGATGTTAGGGATGATCATGTTGATTGGTTTGGTGGCGAAAAACGCGATTATGATTGTCGATTTTGCCAATATGAGAAAAGAAGCAGGAGCAAGTACGCATGATGCTTTGATTCAGGCAAACCACGCTCGTCTTCGTCCGATCTTGATGACAACGATTGCTATGATCTTCGGTATGATTCCAATTGCGATTGCAAAAGGAGCAGGAGCGGAGATGAACAACGGATTAGCATGGGTAATCATCGGTGGTTTGACATCATCACTATTCCTTACTTTGATCATTGTACCGGTAGTATATTCACTATTCGACTCAATGTTAAGAAGAATGGGTAAACATGAAAAGCCAGACTATGAAGCTGAAATGAAAGCTGATTACGAACATAGAGAACTAAGTGAAGACGGGTTTACCGCAAAACACGTAGATTAATATAACAACCTTTAATTAACCTAAAAGTGCATCAATTTAATTGATGCGCTTTTTTTTGTCATTGCGATGAGCGAAGCGAAGAAGCAATCTCAAAAAACTAATCAGAGTATTTGTCTTTAAGTAGCAATCTAGGCAATGCTTTATAAAAGTTGGTTCACCGCAAAGACGCAAAATTTTTAATATGAAATTGTTTTAAGGCGCAAGAAAACCAAAAATTTTCGGTAACTTTTGTAGATTGAATTTTTATCGAAGATAAAATCTTTGCGCCTTAAAAACATTACTTAAATCAAATGCTTTGCGCCTTTGCGATTAACCAAAAACAAAAAAAACAATAAAAAAAGCCTCCGGAAAACCGAAAGCTTATCATTCATTTTTCATGCAGAGCATTAGTCTGCCATTACTTCACCAGACTTTCTAAAGGTAAAATTTCCATAGATATGTCTTCTTGCGAAACGACTTGGCGAATCTGCATTCACCATTTTGATATACGTATTTCTAGGAACACCAATATATTCAAACATTTTACCATTCAAATGCTGAACTTTTAGAATAGATTTCTCCAAATAAAAATCAGTAATGATTGAAGTGGTAATTGTTTCAGTGTATTCTTCTTTATATTTTTCCTGCGTTTCAGGGTTGATGCTTACCAAAAAATGATAGGCCTCAATCACAGATTTGCTTTTTTCTTCTGCAGCCAGTTTCCCTTCTTCATCATTCACAAATTTATCAGGATGCGTATCTTTCATCACATTTCTGTAAATTGTTTTCAAATCTTTCAAAGTAGCGGTATTGTCTACCTCAAGAAGTTTTCTGTAATCACCTATTTTTTTCATAACGTACAATCCTTATTTCGGGGTGCAAAATTAAGAATTTAAATTGATAAAACCGTAAGTTTTTGATTATTAATTTATTTGGTAGTGACAAATATTTAAAATAATTATGAAACGTTAAAAAACCTCCCTTTTCAACTCCTCAATTTTCTCCTCAATAAAACCCGCTTTATCTTTTTTCACCGCATTCAAAATCACCTTCTGGCTTTCAGGAATCTCAGAATATTTTTCTGCCCACAGATTAATTTCTATCAACAGCGGAAGCAAATTGATCCCTTTTTCGGTGAGTTTATATAAAACTTTAGCCTTGCTGTCAGGATGATTTTGTTTGCTGATGATACCGTTTTCTTCAAGCATCAAAAGACGGGATGCCAGAATATTAGTCGCTATTTTTTCGTCAGATTTTAGAAATTCTCCGTAGGTGCATTGTTTCCCAAACATCAGATCTCTCACAATCAACAATGACCATTTGTCTCCCCATACGTCTAATGAGCTGCTGATAGGACAATCTGATCTCTTTTTTGAACTCGACATAAATTTATTTTAAATAATTAAATAAAAACACTTGCATTTTGAAAGTAATGTTATAGATTTGTACTTGCAAAACGCAAGCAAATTTACCGAATTAAATTTAAAATACAATGGAAAACATTCTTTTTGATGCTTACAAGAGCAAAAACTTAGATTTGAAAAACCGTATCGTGATGGCTCCAATGACCCGAAGTCGTTCAGATAATCCAGAAAATAAAGCAACAGAATTAACTGCTAAGTATTACCAGCAAAGAGCTACCGCAGGTTTAATTATCACAGAAGGTACTTTCATCAGTCCCGAAGCGGTTGGCGTGATCAATGTTCCTGCAATTTACAATGCAACACAAATCGAAGGTTGGAAACTTACAACAGAAGCTGTTCACAACGAAGGTGGCAAAATTTTCGCCCAGCTTTGGCATACAGGAGCTTATTCTCATCCGGATTTGCATAATGGTGAAAAACCTTTGGCTCCGTCAAACGTAAACCCTCAACAACAGGTTTTTACAGCTAAAGGTTTTCAGACCAGCGAAGAGCCTCAACCGATGACTACAGCAGATATCAAACAGACCGTAAATGATTTCAGACAGGCTACACTTAATGCTTTTGAAGCCGGGTTTGATGGAGTAGAACTTCACGGTGCAAATGGTTATTTGCTTCAACAGTTTTTCAGCAAAAATTCCAATCTCCGCAACGACGAATATGGTGGTTCAGTAGAAAACAGAGCAAGAATTCTTTTCGAAATTCTGGATGCCATCAAAGAAATCGCAGATTTACAAAAAGTGGCACTTCGTTTAAATCCTTCGCTCAACGGCATTATGGGGATTTTAGTCGACGATGAAACCATTGAACTTTACAATTACATCATCACTCGTCTCAACGAGTACAATTTGGCATATTTACATTTGGTAGAGCCTTTCACAGACGTTTCGAATAATTCTTATGCTATTCAGGAAGTTGCAAAACATTTCCGCAAAATCTACAACGGAACTATTATCATCAACCGTGGTTTCAACAAAGAAACTGCCACAAAAGTATTACAAGATGGCGATGCAGATTTGGTTTCTTTCGGAACTCCGTTTATTGCCAATCCCGATTTGGTAGAGCGTTTCAAGAGCGATGCACCACTCAATCAACCCGATCAGGCAACTTTTTATACGCCTGGAGAAAAGGGCTATACCGATTATCCGACTCTTAACAACTAAAATAACTTGGGCGAACGAACGGGCTTTCCGCTATATCTTTTGTTTCACAAAAGGATGTCGCTGCAATCCCTGTCGCAAACTCGACCTTAACAACCATATACAACATTTAAACAAAACAAAAAAATGAAAACAACAGGTAATACAATATTCATCAGCGGCGGAAGTGCCGGAATTGGTTTATCCATCGCAAAAAAACTCAACGCAGAAGGCAATAAAATCATCATCAACGGAAGAAATGAAGAACGTCTTCAGAATGCATTGCAGCAACTGAATAACGCTATAGCTATTCAAGGCGATCTTTCTGTAGAGGCAGACAGATTAAGAATCGCAGAAGATTTAAAAAACAATCATCCGGAAGTTAACATCATCATCAACAATGCAGGAGCTGCATTTGCTTATCTATTAAATGAAACTCAAAACGCGCATGAAAAAGCAGCGATTGAAATGAACACCAATTATTTCAGCGTCATTCATTTTACAGAACTTTTACTTCCTCATTTAGTTCAAAAAACGGAAGCAGCGGTAATCAATATTTCATCAATTGCCGTTTTTGGAAGCCACAAAATGTTACCAACTTATGGTGCAACAAAAGCAGCGTTACATAGCTACACACTTGCTTTGAGACAAACTTACGAAGAGCAACAGAATGTTCAGATTTATGAAGTATATCCACCATTGGTAAACACAGATTTCTCAGCAGAAATCGGTGGAGCCAACGGAATTCCTCCTTCTGAAGTTGCTGACGAATTGTTTTTAGCACTCAAAAAAAATCAGTTTGATGTTCCGGTAGGAGATTCTAAACAGTTTTTTGCAAAAGATTTAGTTTAATTCAGGATAAGAAAAGTTCTCAAATAAAATTTAACCACAAAAGGCACAAAGAAAAGTCTGGAAAACACTTAAGAGCAAAAAGCCACTGTTTATAATATTTTCTTTTTTTGAACTTTAATGAGCCAAACTATTTTTCTATGA
Coding sequences within it:
- a CDS encoding SDR family oxidoreductase encodes the protein MKTTGNTIFISGGSAGIGLSIAKKLNAEGNKIIINGRNEERLQNALQQLNNAIAIQGDLSVEADRLRIAEDLKNNHPEVNIIINNAGAAFAYLLNETQNAHEKAAIEMNTNYFSVIHFTELLLPHLVQKTEAAVINISSIAVFGSHKMLPTYGATKAALHSYTLALRQTYEEQQNVQIYEVYPPLVNTDFSAEIGGANGIPPSEVADELFLALKKNQFDVPVGDSKQFFAKDLV
- a CDS encoding winged helix-turn-helix transcriptional regulator, with translation MSSSKKRSDCPISSSLDVWGDKWSLLIVRDLMFGKQCTYGEFLKSDEKIATNILASRLLMLEENGIISKQNHPDSKAKVLYKLTEKGINLLPLLIEINLWAEKYSEIPESQKVILNAVKKDKAGFIEEKIEELKREVF
- a CDS encoding efflux RND transporter permease subunit, whose protein sequence is MKLAEISIKRPSLVIVLFTILTLGGLLSYSMMGYELIPKFETNMVTISTVYPGASPSEVETSVTRKIEDAVGSLENVKKVESSSYESLSVIMVQLNTGADVNYALNDAQRKVNAILADLPEDADPPSLQKFSLDDLPIMTLSITSNKLNNKELYDLLDKKIEPIFSRVNGVAQVDLVGGQEREIQVNLDEKKLQGYGLSIGDVQQAILSSNLDFPTGALKTRTSRSTIRLSGKYRDVNEMNNLVVSNKNGAQVRLSDIATVFDSQKDVEKVARFNQNSTILMQVKKQSDANAVAVSELVQKTIAQVQTDYKVQAINVNIVDDSTDFTLEAADHVIFDLFLAIILVAIVMLLFLHNIRNAFIVMVSIPLSLIATVIGMYLMGYTLNLMSLLGLSLVVGILVDDAIVVLENVYRHMEMGKSRIRAAYDGASEIGFTVTAITMVIVVVFLPIAMSSGLVSDILTQFCITVVIATLFSLLASFTIIPWLSSRYGKLVHLSGKNPFEKFILWFEKQLEKFTHWITGILEWALKSTLRRIMTVIVTFIILIASFMLVAFGFIGGEFFPKMDRGQFLVQMELPKDASVEKTNQITLEVEKYLRADKDVVDMITTVGQQSSGFGGAQATLYQSEIQVILVDKSERNESTDIKSAKIKRALEEKFTGVEFKTAPIGLMGADNAPIEMVVTAQDNETANKEANRILELLKKVPGSVDAELSTDSGNPEVQVNIDRDKMASLGLNLSSVGQTMQTAFNGNTDGKFRAGEYEYDINIRFGDANRQSIEDVRNLMFTNPQGEQIRLSQFAEVKMGSGPSLLERRDKAPSVKVKSKVVGRPVGDVANEWAAKFMDNEKTKPAGVSYIWSGDMENQTEGFGTLGIALLAAIVLVYLVMVSLYDSFVYPFVVLFSIPLALIGVMVILAITGNSINIFTMLGMIMLIGLVAKNAIMIVDFANMRKEAGASTHDALIQANHARLRPILMTTIAMIFGMIPIAIAKGAGAEMNNGLAWVIIGGLTSSLFLTLIIVPVVYSLFDSMLRRMGKHEKPDYEAEMKADYEHRELSEDGFTAKHVD
- a CDS encoding efflux RND transporter periplasmic adaptor subunit → MKKTLIYIIVAAVLVGLAAWKIADNKKKQDTEVKEVARQVDKINVNVITASRENIDTDYSANGTFLPKQEMQQSSEISGRIVSVLVKEGSKVGAGQTLATIKRDAIEVDVTQAQNNLQNAIIDNQRYENAYKTGGVTKQQLDNSRLQLKNMQAAVRAQGVKINDTSIRAGISGTINKKMVEPGTVVSPGTALFEIVNINSLKLSVLVDESQIGRIQLGQEVPINVNVLPNDSFSGRITFIAPKSDASLNFPVEIEVQNRGNLKAGMYATATFKTNNGAETQNMLTVPAEAFVNGVSSGQLFIVSNGTAKLIKVQTGKVYGDKVQILSGLNGGEQVITSGQINLDNGSKINIVK
- a CDS encoding KTSC domain-containing protein produces the protein MKKIGDYRKLLEVDNTATLKDLKTIYRNVMKDTHPDKFVNDEEGKLAAEEKSKSVIEAYHFLVSINPETQEKYKEEYTETITTSIITDFYLEKSILKVQHLNGKMFEYIGVPRNTYIKMVNADSPSRFARRHIYGNFTFRKSGEVMAD
- a CDS encoding alkene reductase; amino-acid sequence: MENILFDAYKSKNLDLKNRIVMAPMTRSRSDNPENKATELTAKYYQQRATAGLIITEGTFISPEAVGVINVPAIYNATQIEGWKLTTEAVHNEGGKIFAQLWHTGAYSHPDLHNGEKPLAPSNVNPQQQVFTAKGFQTSEEPQPMTTADIKQTVNDFRQATLNAFEAGFDGVELHGANGYLLQQFFSKNSNLRNDEYGGSVENRARILFEILDAIKEIADLQKVALRLNPSLNGIMGILVDDETIELYNYIITRLNEYNLAYLHLVEPFTDVSNNSYAIQEVAKHFRKIYNGTIIINRGFNKETATKVLQDGDADLVSFGTPFIANPDLVERFKSDAPLNQPDQATFYTPGEKGYTDYPTLNN
- a CDS encoding TolC family protein encodes the protein MNRKRITAKKLKIGVAAAFMMLASSSAYAQQQISLQEAIKQALQNKAEAKKAALQIKKAEYKINEARSGALPQIGATAGVTYNPVIQESLLEFGGERIRAQLGQAWQSQAVVTLNQTIFDQRVFTGLKAAKSTREFYVLNAQLTNEQIIENVATAYYQVFVQEENLKTLNVSYTNTEKVRNVIKSLVDNGLAKGIDLDRTNVQLTNISSSRQQLVNAVELSKNSLKFYMGVPIDTDIELEEKTIEPQPQLLADAVNLEGRSELKVLQKNRELLVYNKKATEAYLYPTVGLQANYGWAGMGKKFPLTNGLNNGVLWSDYSAIGLNINIPIFTGGSTKSKIQQAEIDILDLDQDIQNTQLQLSLEYKNAVTNIENSLINIESMKNNVTLAEKVQKDTQSNYQYGLATLTEVLDSENALTDAKQNYTTALLDYKQAEIKLIKAKGELNTLQNP